tttggaaaaaaatcaacatttttgaaaaaatgttaatcaatttGCAAAAAacgttcatgaattttgaaaaatgttcacaaattcaaaaaatcacCAAATTTGGAAAGAGTTAATCAATTTTGATAAAAACAGGTCACGATTTTTGAAAAAAAGAATGTAACTAATCACATCGGGGCAAGTTGTCTAGTTGGCTACCGAAGTTGACACTAAACGAGGAGGGTGTGGGTTCGAATCACAAGTCGCTCCACTTTCTGCAGGTTACAATAGAAATAAAGGTTAAATGGGTTTNNNNNNNNNNNNNNNNNNNNNNNNNNNNNNNNNNNNNNNNNNNNNNNNNNNNNNNNNNNNNNNNNNNNNNNNNNNNNNNNNNNNNNNNNNNNNNNNNNNNNNNNNNNNNNNNNNNNNNNNNNNNNNNNNNNNNNNNNNNNNNNNNNNNNNNNNNNNCGTTTACGAAAACTGAAATAACGGGCGCTTAAGGCGTTGTATAGGAAATGCTACCGAGGAACTTAATGACCGAGTCGAGAGCTAGCGGGTGAAGAATTATTGGGCCTGCCCATACAACACTCGCGTGAGCGCTATAACGCGACGTGGCGCTATAAGGGTTGGCTAGGGTGTTTTTTTCGGGGTTAAGGGTTGGCTAGGTGGAAATGCCCAATGGTGGACGGGCACTATGTGGACCTAAAAGAACATTTTTCTACAATGCAAAAGAAAATCGAATTTTTTTTACATACACAAATACACATATGACACGTTGAAGAAAATTTTCATGACAATATACTTTCATAAGTGGCGTAGACAATGAAAACAAATATATACGTGAAAATGGGCCAATCTTTTTTTCGTTGTTGGACCAGGATTTTTTTTTTGTGTGCAGCTTTTTTTGTGTGTGCAGCTTGCAAACCATAATATTTTTGAACTAAAATTCACAGATCCATCGTGAATATGTACAATTTTTCAcattttttcgaattttttgaaatttggaaATATGATTTTTTGAATCATTTCAGAAAACGGGAGCCAATGCCCCCGTCCAACAAAAAGTCGCTTTCCTGGCTAGGAGGTCTCACAAGTCATCCGCAGGACCCCAACCAGAAAGAAGACAGATTTCTCTCTCTGAAAAAAAAAACTGATCATAACTCCAGTTATTGGAAGAGGAGAAGAACAGAGCAACAAATGATGCACCGCAGAGCGCAGACACTTGATACTACGATCGGTTATTTGAACAGTGTACGCTCCGCCGGCTCCGGCGAAGGCAAACCAGAAGCACCCACTTGCATGTCCGCAAAGCAAACATCAGTGGAAACAACACAGAAATGGCAATGAAATAATTGCTGAAGATCCCTTTCTTTTTTTGTCCCTGGTAATGGGGATGAATTAAAGGGCTGCATCCAAGTGCAGTCTCGACAGAAAACGACGCGTGAATCAATCAAAAACTCAAAAGAGGGGTGCGCTCGAAGAAAGCCCATCACCACACGCGTCCAGAAGCCGCAAACGCAGCAGCCTCGCTCTCCCGTCCCAGCAGCAGCTCCAAAAGAGGCGCCGGACGAAGGCCAGATGAACTGTAAACAACTCCTCCTATGTGCTCTTTACATCAGAAATCATATGCTACTACTACTATACTATTACTGGTTCACCTCCCATGGAGCCAGCCACGGCGGCACCGCGCCGGCCGTTCCTTATTCCGGGGGGCGCCGCGCCGATGCCAGCGATCCGCCGTCCGGCGCGTTCCGGTCACCGCGTGAGCCGGAGCACCGGCggtgtgggcggcgggaggccgtggGACTCGACGAGGATGGACCAGAGCACGTGCACGTCCTCGCACTGGCACGACTTGACGTCGTCGTACAGGATGTAGATCCCTCTCTCTGCAAACCAAACAAACAAGCAGACGATCAGAAACCGGAGAGAAGAACAGAGACAAAGGCTGTATTTATGCATGTAAACACGAATACAGGAGGACATACTCTTCCTCGGCACGGTGTTGATGTTGCACCAGAGCTTCCTGAGCGGGGAGACGAGGGAGCGGAGCCACCCCATGCTGAGCGGACGCGCCGTGGGCCGTCCTCTGCTCCCCGCCCTTTATACCGCCCCTCCTGAGCAATGGCTGGTGGCGCGGAGCTGCTGGTGTGGTGGTTATGGTGGTGCGCGTGTAATGTGTGCATGAGTCGGACGGACCGGCGGTAAAGCGACCAGAGGCTTCGTTCGCTCGCTCGGCTTGCTTTACACTTGGGTAAAGCCTCGCATACGCACACTGTTCTTCCTTCGTCCTTGGCAGCCACATGACTGGAGTGAGCGCTCTGTCTGCCTCTCCTGCCACACCAGACTCCCTTGCGGCACAATCAATCAGTCAATCGTGCGCGCGGCGGTGATCTCCGTACGGTGCGTGGTCGTTTTCCCGGATCTATTCTGCCCCCCGCGCGCGCGTACGTGTGAGTGCGACCCGCCTTCCGTCGCACGCTCGCGCTCCCGACACTGGTTACTGGTAAGAGAACTGCCGTGTCCGTGTCTCCTGTAGTCGAGGAAAGGTTTTTCACCACGCCCTGCGCCTTTTCTTCTActcgatctaaacgctcttatatttctttatcgaGGGAGTACTTGACTAGATTGATCACACTAGTCGCTAATAAGCTAGGGACGCTTCTACCTGAAGCTCTTCCTTTTCTTCGCAAATGCATGATGCTCGGTTAGACCAGCCCACGCACGCAGGCGTGTAAATTAATGCATCCACGCACAGGGTGATTCTTACAGTGCACGGCATCAGTTAACCAGACAAGCCATGGACCAAACTACGTACACTACACACCAACGGCCCACCGACGCTCTCCCCGTAGCAGAGGCCAGAGGAGCTCGTTATCCACGCGATCCCTTTATAAAATCCCCGTGAGCTCCACGGCGCCTCGTGGAGCCGTGGCTGCGCCCGTGCGGGCGCCTTTCAGGCGATggtcgtccgtccgtccgtccaccTGAAGGATCCGCGCGCACCATGTCGCGTCGGGAGAAAGAGAGAGCAGATCCTGCGGTTTTGCGGCTAGCTTTATTTCTGAATTAAGCATGGTTAGGGTGGGTCTTTCGGGATTGCTTGAGGTCACACGGGATCGCGAGACGGTGGTGGCGGCCTACGCGGCTGGCCCCTCTAGAATATGCAAAGCGTGCTTAATTTAGGTTGATTGTTTGCCTTGGTAGGATCGGGGATCAGTGGTTCTGTGGAGGTGGGATCCTGACATGGTACCTCGCAAAAGGTTAGAAGGAGCTGTTGCGCCAAGAAAAGATGGTCCTCACTGCTTATCAGGGTTGGGGAGTTCGATTTTATTTTTCTACTGTTATTATCGAGAGGTCCTTTTAGGGGCTGTCATGTGGTGTTCCCTTTCTAGCCGTGCCAACTGACAAGGCCACCAGAGATCAATACTGTAAGCAAGCACCAGGCAACAGTTGCCTCGAGGAAATAAGCAATCAGTGCTCTGCAAGTAGTACGCATGACTGAAGGCCGAGCATAGGTCGAGACTAGAGAGGTGAGTAATATGccacatgatttatttatttattttgaaaaggaggataaccTCAATATACCACACGATGAACGCGAgagctatatctcgcttatagcgaGATCAAAGGAGGTCTCGCCTGAAGGATTATTTTTTCTAGTGTAGCTACTGGGTCGGCAAGGTTTACTATTTTTTCGGTTCACTGGCACGCCGTGTAAGTTTTTCATTGGTCTTTTCGGGCTCACTAGCACGCCATGTGAGTTTTTCACTAGCTAGCCGTGTAAGTTTCATTGATTTTTATCCCTTTTAGATGAAAGGATCGAAACGAGCCATTCGGGCTCGATCTTcacccgactttgaattaacaaagccatcaaccggccaggatcacAAGAGCACAACATACAATTGAAGAAATAAAAGGAAAACGGGAATGCAACCATTGAAGAAATAACAACGATGCAACCCCAAGGCAGGAGATACAAGGCGTTGTGGAGGCTAAGATCTATGACCAAAGAAGAAAAGAATACAACTTGGGGACCAAACAGGGGCTAGAAGGGATTGCACCAAGGGAAGAAGCTCGCCATCGACACACCGAAGGCAAAGTGGAGCTGCTCTCGCCAGAGCCAGCAAGACCACCTGAAAACAGGGCAACCACTCGAGCACACCCCAAGCCACAAATTGCATCTCGCACACGAGGAGCAAGCCGCAGACTCTAGCCAGAGGAACAGAGCACTTCATGAAGACACGGCGAGCAATGGGCAACAAAGCCACCAGGAGGGCCGAGCCACGCCAAGACCAGTGACACACCTCCAACAACGCGACCTGATCGCCATAGAGGGGACCACTATCCCCTCTCGCGCAAGCCGAGGGCATTGACCCACCGGACAACCGGACCGCGCAGAGGAGGGAGTAAAGCGGCTTGAGGAGGGCATCGAACCTCCACAACGGGGAGTCGCCGCTGGACGAAAGGAGCCGCCGCCAATAGGAACACCAAAGGTTTGCTGCAGACCACCCTCCTCCCCACAAACCCAAAACCACGCCTTAAAGAAGGAGGTGCAGAAGCACCATCACCGCCCAACCAAAAGGTTCCGGATGTTCACCCAGGAGCaggggagggaggaggggagggagatggacctcaaagtcggtttttatcTTCGGTCTGTTTGGACTGGTCCGGCTTTTGTCGGGTTTTTCATtcattctttttctttgttttcattactattttcttttgttttttccttcCTTTTTTCTTCATTCATATTTGTTCCCTTTTGTTTTTCATCAGTTTTCTTTGTTATTATTTTGGTTTTCACTGTTTTCATTCTTTTGCattggttttcttttgtttttccttttctttatttatttgtCAGTTCTTTTTTTGTTATCTGTTTGtataaaacaagaacattttttatgtttaatattttttaaatacataaaAAATCATATACATCTAAACCATTTTTAGTACATCTTGGGCCTTTTTAAATAGGTgataacatttttttaaaatatatgGTATTCTACACATCTAAACCATGTGTACTTTTTTATATAAATAGTACATTTTTGTATAAATAAAGAACACTTTTTTACACATGTTTTACATTCCTAAATACACATTGTACTTTTTTTGTCTTTATACATGGTTAATATATTTTTAATACATGATTGATATATTTTTACAACtatatattttttatgtctacttttttcatacacGGTGTACATTTTTCTTATACATCGTGAACATATTTTGCATATGTTTAAtagtttttaaatacatgatttttttcatatatttttttgatttcttctttttttcatacacgttgtatatctttggtataatcagaacatttttctatacacatgtaACACTTTTCATACACATTATACATTTTCTCAAATACATGCTTTGTTGTCTACTCTTTCATACACAATataatttttttgtatacatcTAAAAATATTATACACatttaaaaaattcaaatacatgattaacttttttttcaaatacatattTTGATGTCTATTCTTTTTCATGCACACTGTACATTAGTTGTATatatctgaaatattattttatactccctcagttcctaaatataagtctttaaagagatttcaatatgaactacatacagatgtatataaacaTAGTTTAGagttagattcattcattttgctccatatgtagttcatattggaatCTCGAAAAAGACTTATATTAAGGAACTGAGGGAGTACACACTTAATATTTTTATAAATACATGATTAATAAAAAAATATCAAAGACATGTTTGATGTCTACTGTTTTCCATCCACATTGTATATAAAAATCAAAAACATTATTTTTATACATATTTATcattttcaaatatatgatttcTTTCTTTTTTATCTTTTATATATTCGGATagaacaggaacatttttttaaatctaTTATTTTTAAGTACAAAAATAAATTCATATACATCTGGAATATATTTTTTGTACGTGCATTTTTTAATGCGTGATAACATCTTTTCAAATATATGGTTTTAATGTCTACTTTTTTATATACATTGTACATTTTCATATACATAAAAAATACTTTTTTACACATGTATTAAATTTCTTAAATACATGATTGACATTTTagcatatatatattttttatgcctctttttcatacacattgtacattttttttcTATTCAtggttaatatttttcaaatacatttaTTAATATATAGTTTTGACTGAAAATAGTAGGAGCGGCTCCTACTATGCTACATTAATATATAATGGATATTTACATGGTTGGGAGGAAAGTCCCCAaaaaagaaagcaaacaagcatagtcTAAAGTGAATTTACAAAGAAGTGATATAATCACTGAGATGAGGAGACACTCTCTATCTAAGTGAGTAAGATCAGCCATAGTTCTCTCAAGCCAAGCTCTATATGAAGGACTGATCTTATTGACGATGAAGTTATTTCTCTCCTTCCAAATATTCCAGGCAGTAATGGTGAATATTTCAAAGAAAAGCCCTATGAAAATAAATTTCATTTGCCCTGATTGTGGCCTCAATCCTTGAGATGCCAGAGTTGTATGAGATACCAATCTTAGGGCAGCAAGTTTGGCTAAAAGGGCAATTAAAGATCAAGTGATCAATTGTCTCTCCTCTTGAGTAGTGCATAGGGTGCATGATTCAATATCTCCAACATGAAAATATCTTCTTTTGAGCATGTTGCTTGTGTTCAGTCTATCAGCTAAAAGAAACCACATGAATACATTTAGTTTCATTTGGAGTTTTGATTTCCATATCCCTTTTGAAAGACTCCTGACAAGTAATTTGTCTATGACAGTGAGTGTTGAATTTTTTGGACGAATAAACAGGGCCCCACGGGTATGACCACTGACCACTGATTTTGTTTGCAAGTATATgttttttatgtctacttttttcCTAGACGTTATGCATTTTTTCGTATACATCAGGAAGATTTTTTTACATATGTTTtacattttctaaatacatgatgtttttttttcatatataagttTTTTGTTGTGCACTTTTTCATACACGTGTTACTTTATTCGTATACATCAGAAACTTTTTTGCATACATCAAGATCATTTTTTTACATatgtttaacattttctaaatacatcaTATATATGtcttttgatgtctacttttttcatacacGTTGTACATTATTCCtatacatcagaaacattttatatacacatttaacacTTTTCGTACATATTATATGTTTTCTCTAATACGTGCTCTGCtgtctatatattcatacgcaATACACATTTTTGTATACATCTGAAACTTTTTTATACACATTAAAAAAATCAAATACATGacttttttttcaaatacatgttttgatGTCTATTCTTTTTTCATACAGATTGTACATTATTTGTATACATCTGAAACATTATTTtctacatgtttaatatttttttaaaaatacatgattaataataaattcaaatatatttttatgtctacttttttcCTTGCACATTGTACATTGTCTGTATACATCCACAATATTATTTATATATGTTTAAGATTTTCAAAGTACATGATTttttaaatacacaatgaacatttgttAATACACGATGGACATATTTTAATACATGAGCGAACATTTGTTTCAAACATGATTGACATTTTTATATAGCTAgtgaaaaataagaaaaataactACACATATACTTAACAGAAAAAAGGGAAGTCACTTGCGCTGACAGAATTCTTATCCCACGCCGCCACAATCGAAGGTGGCCGCTCCAGCCACCGCGATGCATGTGTATGCTTGGGACGATGAGCAATGCAAGCAGATGAAGTAGTTGTGGCCCATCTGGCCCGTGTACAAGGCGCTAGGCGGGCAAGCGTTCCTCCGAGCTCGCTATAAGCGACAAATAGATGCCTTCCTTCTAAAAAAAGA
The Triticum dicoccoides isolate Atlit2015 ecotype Zavitan chromosome 3A, WEW_v2.0, whole genome shotgun sequence genome window above contains:
- the LOC119269202 gene encoding uncharacterized protein LOC119269202; its protein translation is MGWLRSLVSPLRKLWCNINTVPRKKRGIYILYDDVKSCQCEDVHVLWSILVESHGLPPPTPPVLRLTR